In Collimonas arenae, a single genomic region encodes these proteins:
- a CDS encoding TfoX/Sxy family protein, with protein MHQDEGLIEYIRELLAPLGAVSVRKMFGGHGIYYDGLMICIVIDGGLFLKTDEETRPGFKAAGCAPFIYESKGKRVEMSYWSAPEDAMDSPAAMTPWARLAYAAAVRKANAKPVRKPRKS; from the coding sequence ATGCATCAGGACGAAGGATTGATCGAATATATCCGCGAACTGCTCGCGCCGCTCGGCGCGGTAAGCGTGCGCAAGATGTTCGGCGGCCATGGCATCTATTACGATGGTTTGATGATCTGCATCGTTATTGATGGCGGCCTTTTTCTCAAGACCGACGAAGAAACCCGGCCTGGATTCAAGGCCGCCGGCTGCGCGCCGTTCATTTACGAAAGTAAAGGGAAACGTGTCGAGATGAGTTACTGGTCCGCGCCCGAAGACGCGATGGACTCGCCTGCCGCGATGACGCCTTGGGCCCGGCTTGCTTATGCTGCCGCGGTACGCAAGGCCAATGCAAAACCCGTGCGCAAACCGCGAAAAAGCTGA
- the fur gene encoding ferric iron uptake transcriptional regulator: MPNNPSELKASGLKATLPRLKILEIFQNSEVRHLSAEDVYKILLSENLDVGLATVYRVLTQFEQAGLLQRNHFETGKAVFELNEGSHHDHLVCLDCGLVEEFYDEEIEKRQKIVAKEHGFEIADHALALYGHCRDCRKKKA; this comes from the coding sequence ATGCCGAACAATCCATCCGAACTAAAAGCCAGCGGCCTTAAAGCCACATTGCCACGCCTTAAAATCCTGGAAATCTTCCAGAATAGCGAGGTGCGTCATCTAAGCGCCGAAGACGTCTATAAGATCTTGCTCAGTGAGAATCTTGATGTCGGTCTGGCAACTGTATACCGCGTGCTGACGCAATTTGAGCAAGCGGGCCTGTTGCAACGCAATCACTTTGAAACTGGCAAAGCCGTCTTTGAGCTCAACGAAGGCTCGCATCACGACCATCTGGTCTGCCTGGATTGCGGTCTGGTTGAAGAGTTTTACGACGAAGAAATCGAAAAGCGCCAGAAGATCGTCGCCAAGGAACATGGTTTCGAAATCGCAGATCACGCCTTGGCGCTGTACGGCCATTGCCGGGATTGCCGCAAGAAGAAGGCTTGA
- a CDS encoding outer membrane protein assembly factor BamE → MRMLLSPVRTSALTAAVVIMTALAGCASKNPLLDNSAAATPAAGSNATANADTSGVQTIKHRRFLGIFSPYRIDIQQGNFVSKEMLAQVKEGMTREQVRFALGTPLITDLFHEDRWDYVFRLQKGNGEVTTSRVSAFFNGNLLARIDGGNLPTENDYLDQISGGAAEAKKSVKNVEIAPTVPSAPAPAKN, encoded by the coding sequence ATGCGAATGTTGCTCTCCCCTGTCCGTACCTCCGCTTTGACCGCTGCAGTTGTCATCATGACCGCCTTGGCCGGCTGCGCCTCAAAAAATCCATTGCTCGACAATTCCGCGGCAGCGACGCCTGCTGCCGGCAGCAACGCCACGGCCAACGCTGATACCAGCGGGGTTCAAACCATCAAGCATCGCCGTTTCCTGGGTATTTTTTCTCCATATCGCATCGATATACAACAGGGAAATTTTGTCTCCAAGGAAATGTTGGCGCAAGTTAAAGAAGGCATGACCCGCGAACAAGTACGCTTTGCGCTTGGCACGCCGCTCATCACCGATCTGTTCCATGAAGACCGCTGGGATTATGTGTTCCGCCTGCAAAAGGGCAACGGCGAAGTCACCACCAGCCGGGTCAGCGCATTTTTCAACGGAAATCTGCTAGCGCGCATCGATGGCGGCAACCTACCTACCGAAAACGACTATCTGGACCAGATTTCCGGCGGCGCTGCGGAAGCCAAAAAGAGCGTCAAGAATGTCGAAATTGCACCAACGGTGCCTAGCGCGCCTGCGCCTGCCAAAAACTAA
- the dapB gene encoding 4-hydroxy-tetrahydrodipicolinate reductase, with protein MTKMKIAVAGASGRMGRMLVEAIQNADDAVLAGALGVPDAPELGSDAAAFLGKAANVLIEADLAKGLAQADYLIDFTRPEGTLKHLEYCAAHGIKMIIGTTGFDEAGKAAIAEAAKKTAIVFAPNMSVGVNVTMKLLELAAKSFSHGYDIEIIEAHHRHKVDAPSGTALKMGEVIAEAQGRKLEDVAVYAREGITGERDPSSIGFAAIRGGDIVGDHTVLFAGIGERIEITHKSSSRVTYVHGSLRAARFLNDKSTGLYDMQDVLGLR; from the coding sequence ATGACTAAGATGAAAATAGCCGTTGCAGGCGCCTCGGGACGCATGGGCCGCATGCTGGTCGAAGCAATTCAAAACGCCGATGACGCCGTACTTGCCGGCGCGCTGGGCGTGCCGGATGCGCCGGAACTGGGCAGCGATGCCGCCGCCTTCCTGGGCAAGGCCGCCAATGTCCTGATTGAAGCCGATCTGGCCAAGGGCCTGGCGCAGGCGGATTACCTGATTGATTTCACGCGCCCTGAAGGTACGCTGAAGCATTTGGAATACTGCGCCGCCCACGGCATCAAAATGATTATCGGCACCACCGGTTTCGACGAAGCCGGAAAAGCAGCGATTGCTGAAGCGGCAAAAAAGACCGCCATCGTCTTCGCCCCCAATATGAGCGTCGGCGTCAATGTCACCATGAAGCTGCTGGAACTGGCTGCCAAAAGCTTTTCCCACGGTTACGACATCGAAATCATCGAAGCGCATCATCGGCACAAGGTCGACGCACCGTCCGGCACTGCGCTGAAAATGGGCGAAGTCATTGCTGAAGCGCAGGGGCGCAAGCTGGAAGATGTCGCCGTCTATGCCCGCGAAGGCATCACCGGCGAACGCGATCCGTCATCGATCGGCTTTGCCGCGATTCGCGGCGGTGACATCGTCGGCGACCATACGGTGCTGTTTGCCGGCATCGGCGAACGCATCGAGATCACCCACAAGTCGTCCAGCCGCGTCACCTATGTGCATGGCAGTCTGCGCGCCGCCCGCTTCCTGAACGACAAGAGCACAGGCCTGTATGACATGCAAGATGTGTTGGGCTTGCGCTGA
- a CDS encoding MotA/TolQ/ExbB proton channel family protein, translated as MDQSLGLARYWAQTDAISHSVAYVLVLMSIVSWFYILSKTWSSWRIRRSAAALDDFWQAPTLEVAIAGIKPFDSENVYSPLAIQSADAASIKPPAPGTPAASLNAASDPGELITRTLRREINRVSSRLESGLTLLASVGSTAPFVGLFGTVWGIYHALEAVSSSGTIQIDKVAGPVGEALIMTALGLVVAIPSVLAYNAFTRVNRITLAELDAFAHDLHAYLTTGSRVGK; from the coding sequence ATGGATCAATCTCTCGGACTAGCTCGCTACTGGGCCCAAACTGACGCCATCTCCCATTCGGTGGCCTATGTACTGGTGTTGATGTCGATCGTCAGCTGGTTTTATATCCTGTCAAAAACCTGGAGTTCATGGCGCATCCGCAGAAGCGCCGCAGCGCTGGATGATTTCTGGCAGGCGCCGACGCTGGAAGTGGCGATTGCCGGCATCAAGCCTTTCGATTCCGAAAACGTTTATTCGCCCCTGGCCATCCAGTCAGCCGACGCGGCATCAATCAAGCCGCCTGCGCCTGGTACGCCGGCTGCTTCACTAAATGCTGCGTCCGATCCGGGCGAACTGATCACCCGCACCTTGCGCCGTGAAATCAATCGTGTCTCCTCGCGCCTGGAAAGCGGCCTGACCTTGCTCGCGTCAGTAGGTTCGACCGCGCCTTTCGTCGGCCTGTTCGGTACGGTCTGGGGTATTTATCATGCGCTGGAGGCGGTTTCCTCCAGCGGCACTATCCAGATCGACAAAGTGGCAGGCCCGGTGGGTGAAGCGTTGATCATGACCGCACTCGGGCTGGTAGTAGCGATTCCTTCCGTGTTGGCGTATAACGCCTTTACCCGCGTCAATCGGATTACACTGGCGGAACTCGATGCGTTTGCGCATGACCTGCACGCTTATCTGACGACTGGTAGCCGGGTCGGCAAGTAA
- a CDS encoding ExbD/TolR family protein: MAFGGFNDNQNQAPMADINITPMVDVMLVLLVIFIITAPLFTHAIKVDLPSAQSAPAPEKPETISLSIDRSGKMFWNNDPVAENELADHIIAAAQRQPQPELQLRADKDTRYEILAQVMALAQNNGLAKIGFVTVPAKTDAAK; the protein is encoded by the coding sequence ATGGCTTTTGGCGGCTTCAACGACAATCAGAACCAGGCCCCGATGGCGGATATCAATATCACGCCGATGGTCGACGTCATGCTGGTGTTGCTGGTTATTTTCATCATCACAGCGCCATTGTTCACCCACGCCATCAAGGTCGACCTGCCCAGCGCACAATCGGCGCCGGCACCGGAAAAACCGGAGACCATCTCGCTCTCTATCGACCGTAGCGGCAAGATGTTCTGGAATAACGACCCAGTGGCGGAAAACGAACTGGCAGACCATATCATCGCCGCTGCGCAGCGCCAGCCGCAGCCTGAACTGCAATTGCGCGCAGATAAAGATACCCGCTACGAAATTCTGGCGCAGGTGATGGCGCTGGCGCAAAATAACGGCCTGGCGAAGATCGGCTTTGTAACCGTGCCGGCAAAAACCGACGCTGCCAAGTAA
- a CDS encoding DUF535 family protein yields MTLSSYNHLLESVLNGHPGFISLPFLLALAIAEWGVYLVPTSLLALWISGSRATRIISLKAVVTMAATVLASKIVPLLWAAILQTVEDGYLPPPQNEHYLSPSVTIAIILATGLTLWTARAIKIKWVGILLVGLSLAVSWAKIFLGMHYPLDIFGAGLVSLAIMLAMNSRYGKTVSHGAVRFLNGRLQNLALLSEVSHLFKGQPANRRQSITLYTCLRHSPRGMSYFAKQLKLSVRTLVHYQQTQRWLAYWNATPMHAKLAQATPRLLQKIYRPYQSLRLRSQDRMNLLVSHYDFIFRQGLDTLILRAAQSAQVLGSFNGKSGAVYEIRLSAIATLDREGELALDLYSDQQRLFSIAFTFNGSEPNPGIGIGCLQGPRGSDAQERVRHATRDMFGMRPKGLMVRLVREIGRAYGCKELVLVGNQNRVLFHQIRTGKVLADYDDFWQEIGATRRPDGEYQLSCGDIPVPDLLAIPSSKRSEARKRIELTERAVQAALHGFSGRFKQV; encoded by the coding sequence ATGACACTGTCTTCTTACAATCACCTGCTCGAGTCGGTGCTCAATGGGCATCCGGGATTCATCAGCCTGCCATTTCTGCTGGCGCTGGCGATCGCCGAATGGGGTGTGTACCTGGTGCCGACCAGCCTGTTGGCCTTATGGATCAGCGGCAGCAGGGCGACCCGGATTATTTCTCTGAAAGCAGTTGTGACCATGGCTGCGACAGTATTGGCCAGCAAAATCGTGCCGCTGCTGTGGGCCGCCATACTACAGACAGTGGAAGATGGCTATCTTCCACCACCCCAAAATGAACATTACTTGTCGCCAAGCGTCACAATTGCCATCATCCTGGCCACCGGCCTGACCTTATGGACAGCACGCGCCATCAAGATCAAATGGGTTGGTATATTGCTGGTCGGGCTATCGCTTGCTGTCAGCTGGGCCAAAATCTTTCTCGGCATGCACTATCCGCTGGATATCTTCGGCGCCGGCTTGGTCTCGCTGGCAATCATGCTGGCCATGAACTCCAGATACGGCAAGACAGTCAGCCACGGCGCAGTCCGTTTCCTCAACGGCCGCCTGCAAAACCTGGCTTTGCTGTCGGAGGTGTCGCATCTGTTCAAAGGGCAACCGGCTAACCGCAGACAAAGCATTACTTTGTATACTTGCCTGCGTCACTCGCCGCGCGGCATGTCGTACTTCGCCAAGCAGTTGAAACTCAGCGTCCGTACGCTGGTTCACTACCAACAGACCCAGCGCTGGCTGGCGTACTGGAACGCGACCCCGATGCACGCCAAACTCGCGCAAGCCACGCCGCGACTCTTGCAAAAAATCTATCGTCCCTACCAGTCGTTGCGCCTGCGCAGCCAGGACCGGATGAACCTGCTGGTCAGCCACTACGACTTTATTTTCCGTCAAGGCCTTGACACCCTCATCCTGCGGGCGGCGCAATCCGCGCAGGTATTGGGGAGCTTCAACGGCAAATCCGGGGCAGTCTACGAAATCCGGCTGTCCGCGATCGCCACCCTGGACCGGGAAGGTGAATTGGCGCTGGATCTGTACAGCGACCAGCAGCGCCTGTTCTCGATTGCCTTCACGTTTAATGGCAGCGAACCGAATCCCGGCATCGGCATCGGTTGCCTGCAAGGGCCGCGCGGCAGCGACGCCCAGGAACGTGTGCGCCACGCCACGCGCGACATGTTCGGCATGCGGCCGAAGGGCCTGATGGTGCGTCTGGTCAGGGAAATCGGCCGAGCCTACGGTTGCAAGGAACTGGTTTTGGTGGGAAATCAAAATCGCGTGCTGTTCCATCAAATACGTACAGGCAAGGTTCTTGCCGATTATGATGATTTTTGGCAAGAAATTGGCGCGACCCGCCGCCCGGACGGCGAATACCAACTCTCCTGCGGCGACATTCCTGTTCCCGACCTGCTGGCGATCCCGTCCAGCAAGCGCTCGGAAGCCCGCAAGCGGATTGAACTGACCGAGCGCGCCGTACAGGCTGCATTGCACGGCTTTTCCGGCAGATTCAAGCAAGTCTGA
- the leuS gene encoding leucine--tRNA ligase — protein MQEKYSSTDVEKSAQDYWQSIDAYKAVEHAKDKNGQDKKKFYACSMLPYPSGKLHMGHVRNYTINDVMYRYLRMNGYNVLMPMGWDAFGMPAENAAMANGVPPAQWTYANIAHMKKQLQAMGLAIDWSREMTACTPEYYKWNQWMFLKMLEQGIIYKKTGTVNWDPIDQTVLANEQVVDGRGWRSGALIEKREIPMYYAKITDYAEELLEHVETKLPGWPERVRLMQANWIGKSTGVRFAFPHKIEEDGKLIQDGKLWVFTTRADTIKGVTFCAVAPEHALATFAAKTNPELAEFIAECKKGSVIEADMATMEKKGMPTGLYVSHPLTGQQIEVWVGNYVLITYGDGAVMGVPAHDERDFAFAQKYVLPIRPVIAVAGKTYSEESWHEWYGDKENGVCVDSGKYDGLNYQQAVDAVAADLAAHGLGEKKITYRLRDWGISRQRYWGTPIPIIHCSDCGDVPVPEKDLPVILPEDCVPDGSGNPLNKHEKFLHVDCPKCGKPARRETDTMDTFVDSSWYYMRYCSPKSNDAMVDSRNDYWMPMDQYIGGIEHAVLHLLYARFWTKVMRDFGLIKFDEPFTNLLTQGMVLNETYFREDASGKKTWHNPEDVDLTFDDKGRPLSATLKSDGAPVEIGGTEKMSKSKNNGIDPQAQIDQYGADTARLFTMFASPPEQTLEWSGTGVEGANRFLRRVWAFSYARAEGIVPGAALDFSGLNDAQKTLRREVHKILQQADHDLKRIQYNTVVSACMKMLNTLEAAKLDQSPASNAVLTEGLSIFLRVLNPVAPHITHTLWQELGFAAVHGDLLDASWPEVDAKALEQSEIEMMIQVNGKLRGSITVAKDADKTSIEAAALANENVQKYLEGAPKKIIVVPGKLVNIVA, from the coding sequence ATGCAAGAAAAATATAGCTCAACCGACGTCGAAAAATCCGCACAAGACTATTGGCAATCCATAGACGCCTACAAGGCCGTCGAACACGCCAAGGACAAGAACGGCCAGGATAAAAAGAAGTTCTACGCCTGCTCAATGCTGCCCTACCCTTCGGGCAAGCTGCACATGGGCCATGTGCGCAACTACACCATCAATGACGTGATGTACCGCTATCTGCGCATGAACGGCTATAACGTTCTGATGCCAATGGGCTGGGATGCGTTCGGCATGCCGGCGGAAAATGCCGCGATGGCGAACGGGGTGCCGCCGGCGCAGTGGACATACGCCAATATCGCCCACATGAAAAAGCAATTGCAGGCGATGGGCCTGGCGATCGACTGGTCACGCGAAATGACAGCCTGCACGCCAGAGTATTACAAGTGGAACCAGTGGATGTTCCTGAAAATGCTGGAGCAAGGCATCATCTACAAGAAGACCGGCACCGTGAACTGGGATCCGATCGACCAGACCGTGCTGGCCAACGAGCAAGTCGTTGACGGCCGCGGCTGGCGCTCGGGCGCGTTGATCGAAAAACGTGAAATCCCGATGTACTACGCCAAGATCACCGACTACGCAGAAGAATTGCTGGAGCACGTCGAGACGAAATTGCCGGGCTGGCCGGAACGTGTGCGCCTGATGCAAGCCAACTGGATCGGCAAGTCGACCGGCGTCAGATTCGCCTTCCCGCACAAGATCGAGGAAGACGGCAAGCTGATCCAGGATGGCAAGCTGTGGGTATTCACCACCCGTGCCGACACCATCAAAGGCGTCACTTTCTGCGCCGTGGCGCCGGAACATGCGCTGGCGACTTTCGCCGCCAAGACCAATCCTGAACTGGCTGAGTTCATCGCCGAATGCAAGAAAGGCAGCGTCATCGAAGCCGACATGGCGACGATGGAAAAGAAAGGCATGCCGACCGGCTTGTACGTGTCGCATCCGCTGACCGGCCAGCAAATTGAGGTATGGGTCGGCAACTACGTCTTGATCACCTACGGCGACGGCGCCGTGATGGGCGTGCCGGCGCACGATGAGCGCGATTTTGCGTTCGCGCAGAAATACGTGTTGCCGATTCGTCCGGTGATCGCTGTGGCGGGCAAGACCTACTCCGAGGAAAGCTGGCACGAATGGTATGGCGACAAGGAAAACGGCGTCTGCGTCGACTCCGGCAAGTATGACGGCCTCAACTATCAACAAGCTGTAGATGCAGTTGCCGCCGACCTGGCTGCGCACGGCCTGGGTGAAAAGAAAATCACCTACCGCCTGCGCGACTGGGGTATTTCCCGTCAGCGCTACTGGGGTACGCCGATCCCGATCATCCATTGCAGCGATTGCGGCGACGTGCCGGTACCGGAAAAAGACTTGCCTGTGATCTTGCCGGAAGACTGCGTACCGGACGGCAGCGGCAATCCGCTCAACAAGCACGAGAAATTCCTGCACGTCGACTGCCCGAAATGCGGCAAGCCGGCGCGCCGTGAAACCGACACCATGGACACTTTCGTCGATTCGTCCTGGTATTACATGCGCTATTGCTCGCCAAAGAGCAACGACGCCATGGTCGATTCGCGCAACGATTACTGGATGCCGATGGACCAGTACATCGGCGGCATCGAGCACGCGGTGCTGCATTTGCTGTATGCGCGCTTCTGGACCAAGGTCATGCGCGACTTCGGCCTGATCAAGTTCGACGAACCATTCACCAACTTGCTGACGCAAGGCATGGTGCTCAACGAAACCTATTTCCGGGAAGATGCCAGCGGCAAGAAGACTTGGCACAATCCGGAAGATGTCGACCTGACATTCGACGACAAGGGCCGGCCGTTGTCAGCCACCCTGAAATCGGATGGCGCACCGGTGGAAATCGGTGGCACTGAAAAGATGTCGAAGTCGAAAAACAATGGCATCGATCCGCAAGCACAGATCGACCAGTATGGCGCCGACACCGCGCGCCTGTTCACCATGTTTGCTTCGCCGCCGGAGCAAACCCTGGAATGGTCAGGCACTGGCGTCGAAGGCGCGAACCGCTTCCTGCGTCGGGTCTGGGCCTTCAGCTATGCGCGTGCAGAGGGCATCGTCCCAGGCGCAGCGCTTGATTTTTCCGGCCTGAACGATGCGCAAAAAACCTTGCGCCGCGAAGTCCACAAGATTCTTCAGCAAGCCGACCATGACTTGAAGCGCATCCAGTACAACACCGTAGTGTCGGCCTGCATGAAAATGCTCAATACGCTGGAAGCGGCAAAGCTCGACCAGTCGCCGGCCAGCAACGCCGTCCTGACTGAAGGCTTGTCGATTTTCCTGCGCGTACTGAATCCGGTTGCGCCGCACATCACCCATACCCTGTGGCAGGAACTCGGCTTTGCCGCAGTGCATGGCGATCTGCTCGACGCCAGCTGGCCGGAGGTCGACGCCAAGGCGCTGGAGCAGAGCGAGATCGAAATGATGATCCAGGTGAACGGCAAGCTGCGCGGCAGCATCACCGTCGCCAAGGATGCCGACAAAACCAGCATCGAAGCTGCGGCTCTGGCCAATGAGAATGTGCAGAAATATCTCGAAGGCGCACCCAAGAAAATCATCGTGGTGCCTGGAAAGCTGGTCAATATTGTCGCTTAG
- the lptE gene encoding LPS-assembly lipoprotein LptE, with protein sequence MLNSVPLKMPVNSRNWLRWPVMLAMSALLCACGFHLRGSANLPFKSIYMTFAPTSPLGIELKRNIVASGNTAVLPKEDGAEATLQVLSETREKVILTLNSSGRPSEYMLYYRLTFRVIDAQKKELLAPTLITLKRDISYNSSQELSKDAEEVLLYRDMQSDMVQQILRRLTAIKTAQPTQPAQQLEPAVPASDQVTAPIAVPAK encoded by the coding sequence ATGTTGAATAGTGTGCCTCTCAAAATGCCTGTCAATTCCCGCAACTGGCTGCGTTGGCCTGTGATGTTGGCCATGAGCGCGCTGCTGTGCGCCTGCGGCTTTCATCTGCGCGGCTCGGCCAATTTGCCATTCAAGTCGATCTACATGACTTTTGCCCCTACCTCGCCACTGGGCATCGAACTGAAGCGCAATATCGTCGCCAGCGGCAACACCGCAGTGCTGCCGAAAGAAGATGGCGCGGAAGCCACCCTGCAAGTGCTGAGCGAGACGCGCGAAAAGGTCATCCTGACGCTCAACAGCTCAGGCCGTCCAAGCGAGTACATGTTGTACTACCGCCTGACTTTCCGCGTGATCGACGCGCAAAAGAAGGAATTGCTGGCGCCGACGCTTATCACGCTGAAACGCGATATCAGCTATAACTCGTCGCAAGAATTGTCCAAGGATGCGGAGGAAGTATTGCTGTATCGCGACATGCAGTCCGACATGGTGCAACAGATCCTGCGTCGCTTGACCGCAATCAAGACCGCTCAGCCAACGCAACCGGCTCAGCAGTTGGAACCCGCCGTGCCGGCTTCGGACCAGGTTACTGCTCCAATTGCCGTCCCAGCTAAATAA
- the holA gene encoding DNA polymerase III subunit delta, which produces MQLRFDALDGHLGKTLAPLYVITSDEHLLALEASDKIRKSARSNGCTERDVLVVDRSFKWGELLAANQSQSLFGDKKLIELRIPGGKPGKDGGQALQNYTATLNPDNVTIISLPKLDWATQKAAWVASLQQTAVYIDIPLVERAQLPNWIGVRLAAQQQSADRQSLDFIADRVEGNLLAAHQEIQKLALLHPPGKLSFEQCHDAVLNVARYDVFKLNEAMLVGDTARLVRMMDGLKGEGEALPLVLWAVSEEIRTLLKLKSAAAQGRPVPALLKEYRIWGPRERLMEPALRRLSLATLEAALKDAAQVDKMVKGLRAKAFAGDPWDALLQLALRVAQNS; this is translated from the coding sequence ATGCAATTGCGGTTTGACGCACTCGACGGCCACTTGGGGAAGACCCTGGCTCCCTTGTATGTGATCACCAGCGACGAGCATCTGCTGGCGCTGGAGGCATCCGACAAGATCCGGAAAAGTGCGCGCAGCAACGGTTGTACCGAGCGCGATGTGCTGGTGGTCGACCGCAGTTTCAAGTGGGGGGAGTTGCTGGCTGCCAACCAGTCGCAATCCTTGTTCGGCGATAAAAAACTGATCGAATTACGGATCCCGGGCGGCAAACCGGGCAAGGATGGCGGTCAGGCCTTGCAAAACTATACCGCCACGCTGAACCCGGATAACGTCACGATTATCAGTTTGCCCAAGCTGGACTGGGCGACGCAGAAGGCGGCCTGGGTCGCCAGCTTGCAACAGACTGCCGTATATATTGATATTCCGCTGGTGGAACGGGCGCAGTTGCCAAACTGGATCGGCGTCCGCCTGGCAGCACAGCAGCAAAGTGCAGACCGGCAGTCGCTGGATTTCATCGCTGACCGGGTCGAAGGCAACCTGCTGGCGGCACATCAGGAAATCCAGAAACTGGCGTTGCTGCATCCCCCCGGAAAACTGAGTTTCGAGCAGTGCCACGATGCGGTCCTCAACGTCGCGCGCTATGATGTATTCAAGCTCAATGAGGCCATGCTGGTGGGCGATACCGCGCGTCTGGTGCGCATGATGGACGGTTTGAAAGGCGAAGGCGAAGCCCTGCCGCTGGTACTGTGGGCGGTTTCCGAAGAAATTCGCACCTTGCTGAAATTAAAATCGGCCGCCGCCCAGGGACGCCCTGTTCCCGCATTGCTAAAGGAATACCGTATCTGGGGGCCGCGAGAACGATTGATGGAGCCGGCGCTGCGGCGTTTGAGCCTGGCGACGCTGGAAGCGGCGTTGAAAGACGCGGCGCAGGTCGACAAGATGGTCAAGGGCTTGCGCGCCAAAGCCTTCGCTGGCGACCCTTGGGATGCGTTGCTGCAACTGGCTTTGAGAGTTGCCCAAAACAGCTGA
- a CDS encoding glutamate-5-semialdehyde dehydrogenase codes for MSIQSSIQQYMTEVGQRARGASRAMARADTAVKNRALTLIAAAIRRDADLLRAANQADLAAARANGLAPAMLDRLTLSDQAIATMIAGLEQIVSLPDPIGEISNMKYRPTGIQVGQMRVPLGVIGIIYEARPNVTVDAAGLCIKSGNATILRGGSEAHHCNQALAKLVQEGLAGAGLPQDAVQVVDTTDRAAVGALITMPQYVDVIVPRGGKGLIARLIEEATVPMIKHLDGICHVYIDDQADLEKAVKIAFNAKCHRYGTCNTMETLLVARAIAPQVLPQLAELYQGKQVELRADAEAQAILQGYPHLSAATDEDWRTEYLAAILAIKIVADVDEAMAHINTYSSQHTDSIVTENHSRAMRFLREVDSASVMINASTRFADGFEFGLGAEIGISNDKLHARGPVGLDGLTSLKYVVFGHGEVRE; via the coding sequence ATGAGCATCCAATCAAGCATCCAGCAGTACATGACCGAAGTCGGACAGCGTGCCCGCGGCGCATCGCGCGCCATGGCCCGTGCCGACACTGCTGTCAAAAACCGCGCGCTGACCTTGATCGCCGCCGCCATCCGGCGCGACGCCGATTTGTTGCGCGCAGCCAATCAAGCTGATCTGGCTGCCGCACGTGCCAATGGCCTGGCGCCGGCCATGCTGGACCGCCTGACGTTGTCGGACCAGGCGATCGCCACCATGATCGCGGGACTTGAACAGATTGTTTCTCTGCCCGACCCTATCGGCGAAATCTCGAATATGAAATACCGGCCGACCGGCATCCAGGTCGGCCAGATGCGAGTCCCCCTGGGCGTCATCGGTATCATCTACGAAGCACGTCCGAACGTCACGGTAGACGCTGCGGGTCTCTGCATCAAAAGCGGCAACGCCACGATTTTGCGCGGCGGCTCGGAAGCACATCATTGCAATCAGGCGCTGGCCAAACTGGTGCAGGAAGGCCTGGCCGGCGCCGGTTTACCGCAAGATGCAGTGCAAGTAGTCGACACCACCGACCGCGCCGCCGTCGGCGCCCTGATCACCATGCCGCAATATGTCGACGTCATCGTACCGCGCGGCGGCAAAGGCCTGATCGCACGTCTGATCGAAGAAGCCACTGTGCCGATGATCAAGCACCTGGACGGCATCTGCCACGTCTACATCGACGACCAGGCGGATCTGGAAAAAGCGGTCAAGATTGCCTTCAACGCCAAATGCCATCGCTACGGCACTTGCAACACCATGGAAACCTTGCTGGTAGCGCGCGCCATCGCTCCACAAGTGCTGCCGCAACTGGCCGAATTGTATCAGGGCAAGCAAGTCGAACTGCGCGCCGACGCTGAGGCGCAGGCCATCCTGCAAGGCTACCCGCACCTTAGCGCGGCCACTGACGAAGACTGGCGCACCGAATATCTGGCGGCGATCCTGGCGATCAAGATCGTCGCCGACGTCGATGAGGCGATGGCGCATATCAATACTTACTCATCGCAGCACACCGACAGCATCGTCACCGAAAACCATTCACGCGCAATGCGTTTCTTGCGCGAAGTCGATTCCGCATCGGTGATGATCAATGCCTCAACCCGCTTTGCCGATGGCTTCGAATTTGGCCTCGGCGCTGAAATCGGCATTTCCAACGACAAGCTGCATGCGCGCGGACCGGTCGGACTGGACGGTCTGACATCGCTCAAATATGTCGTGTTTGGACACGGAGAAGTACGCGAGTAA